A window of Chitinophaga sp. MM2321 contains these coding sequences:
- a CDS encoding START domain-containing protein: MGSLKLLMMTGTFISQLLPANQLGGDDFKLVKEERGISLYERWIPGAEKEPVRELKAVFFVHANKKDIHLLLTDQERGTDWNMEAKAYNVLPAGDENTWITYIKYSIPWPFDDQDCCLKYHVREEGKDGKPAEITFESTSHSRFPVFNKVTRITGVQGKWLLHEQGNGSVKVIYSISTNRSKKVPRWVSDPIVRGNLFETMNRFKTLVEKAHGVR, encoded by the coding sequence GTGGGAAGTCTAAAGTTATTAATGATGACGGGTACATTCATCTCTCAGCTGCTGCCGGCCAATCAACTGGGCGGGGATGATTTCAAGCTGGTGAAAGAGGAGAGGGGAATATCCCTTTATGAAAGGTGGATTCCGGGTGCTGAAAAAGAACCGGTTAGGGAACTGAAGGCTGTTTTCTTTGTGCATGCCAATAAAAAAGACATCCACCTGCTTTTAACAGACCAGGAAAGGGGCACCGACTGGAATATGGAAGCCAAAGCCTATAATGTACTACCGGCCGGAGATGAAAATACATGGATCACCTACATCAAGTACAGTATCCCCTGGCCGTTTGATGATCAGGATTGTTGTCTTAAATATCATGTCAGGGAAGAAGGTAAAGATGGTAAGCCGGCAGAAATTACTTTTGAAAGTACTTCGCATAGCAGGTTTCCTGTTTTTAATAAAGTAACCCGCATCACAGGAGTGCAGGGGAAATGGCTCTTACATGAGCAGGGAAACGGAAGTGTGAAGGTGATCTACAGCATCTCTACCAACCGTAGTAAGAAGGTGCCACGCTGGGTTTCCGACCCTATTGTCCGGGGAAATCTCTTTGAAACGATGAACAGGTTTAAAACGCTGGTGGAGAAAGCACATGGTGTCAGGTAA
- a CDS encoding VOC family protein yields the protein MKKLFLAGFLLLIAITGISTNMSAQTKKSPSLNHIALYVVDLERSTSFYRDVVQLEGMEEPFKDGRHSWFKVGEHSQLHIISGAAKATEHPKDMHLCFSVPSMKDFLVVLGKHKIAYEDWPGKPNTINKRVDGVQQIYFRDPDGYWLEINDDKY from the coding sequence ATGAAAAAATTATTTTTAGCCGGTTTCCTTTTGCTGATTGCAATAACCGGGATATCCACCAACATGAGCGCACAAACGAAGAAGAGCCCTTCACTGAATCATATTGCACTGTATGTAGTAGACCTGGAACGTAGCACGTCTTTCTACCGGGATGTGGTGCAACTGGAAGGGATGGAAGAACCTTTTAAAGACGGCCGCCACAGCTGGTTTAAAGTAGGCGAACATAGCCAGCTACATATTATTTCCGGTGCCGCCAAAGCCACAGAGCACCCAAAAGACATGCACCTCTGTTTCAGCGTACCTTCCATGAAAGATTTCCTGGTAGTACTGGGCAAACACAAAATAGCCTACGAAGACTGGCCAGGCAAACCGAATACCATCAATAAAAGGGTGGACGGTGTACAACAGATTTATTTCCGTGACCCGGATGGATACTGGCTGGAAATCAATGACGATAAATATTAA
- a CDS encoding DUF2075 domain-containing protein, protein MIVYQEDKQGFGNDLLTNDIENIIARQIKLKTGKSVAPNELKSYKNSLVYMGMVLNDHDIPNDCGISIEYHLPQTSKRADFIITGSDGDKENVVIVELKQWSEAHLTEKDGIVETQFKGNRVPTSHPSYQAWSYAALLQSFNATIEEESIVVQPCAYLHNYEQDDVITNEFYSYYIEKAPVFLKKDAIKLREFIKKFMKYGDKTNIIAKIDNGKIRPSKSLADSLKSLIKGNKEFIMIDDQKVTYETALHLAQHSNEKNKNVLIVEGGPGTGKSVVAINLLVELNHRGLMTQYVTKTLAPRSVYFDKLRDVKRMTELRNLFVGSGTFMQAPQNAISTLIVDEAHRLTEKTGFLRQGDNQVKEIINTATCSIFFIDEDQRVHFDDYADIQIIEEFAIAADAKVHRLTLSSQFRCNGSDGYLAWLDDVLQIRNTANESFDSIRFAYDFKIVDSPAALYNIIAEKNKINNKARLVAGYCWDWNSKRKSSEYDIIIPEHNFRMKWNFMAYESAWIIDPRSIDQVGCIHTCQGLDVDYIGVIIGKDLIAREGQVLVDPSKRSKDDKSISGYKKMLKEHPEKAKKLVRTIIKNTYRTLMTRGMKGCYIYCEDKELENYLKDRLNISITGGNEI, encoded by the coding sequence ATGATCGTATATCAGGAAGACAAGCAGGGATTTGGCAATGATCTATTGACAAATGATATCGAAAATATCATTGCCCGGCAAATAAAACTTAAAACAGGAAAGTCTGTAGCACCAAACGAATTAAAATCTTATAAAAATTCATTGGTCTATATGGGAATGGTTCTCAATGATCACGATATACCAAACGATTGTGGCATTTCTATAGAATATCATCTCCCACAAACCTCCAAAAGGGCAGATTTTATCATTACTGGCTCTGATGGAGATAAAGAAAATGTAGTTATTGTTGAGCTTAAACAATGGTCAGAAGCCCACTTAACAGAAAAGGATGGGATTGTTGAAACCCAATTCAAAGGTAACCGAGTACCTACCAGCCATCCTTCCTATCAGGCATGGTCATATGCAGCTTTGCTCCAGTCCTTTAACGCCACTATTGAGGAGGAATCAATTGTTGTTCAGCCTTGTGCCTATCTGCATAATTATGAGCAGGATGACGTAATAACCAACGAGTTCTATAGCTACTATATTGAGAAAGCACCCGTATTCCTGAAAAAGGATGCCATTAAACTACGGGAATTCATAAAGAAATTTATGAAGTATGGTGATAAAACGAATATCATAGCCAAAATAGACAATGGAAAAATAAGACCTAGCAAAAGCCTGGCTGACAGCCTTAAATCACTGATTAAAGGGAATAAGGAATTCATCATGATCGATGACCAAAAGGTAACCTATGAAACTGCCCTTCATCTGGCACAGCACTCCAATGAGAAAAATAAGAATGTGCTGATTGTTGAAGGAGGACCAGGTACAGGTAAATCTGTAGTGGCCATCAATTTATTGGTTGAATTAAATCATAGAGGCTTGATGACGCAGTATGTTACGAAAACCCTGGCTCCACGTAGTGTGTATTTTGATAAACTAAGGGATGTTAAAAGGATGACGGAACTTAGAAACTTATTTGTTGGGTCAGGTACATTTATGCAAGCACCTCAAAACGCAATATCTACACTGATTGTAGATGAAGCCCACCGCCTCACAGAAAAAACCGGTTTTCTCCGGCAGGGTGATAACCAGGTAAAGGAAATTATCAATACTGCAACTTGCTCTATATTTTTTATCGATGAAGATCAGAGGGTACATTTTGACGATTATGCAGATATTCAAATAATAGAAGAATTTGCTATTGCTGCCGATGCAAAAGTTCACCGGCTTACTTTATCCTCACAGTTCCGTTGCAACGGCTCCGACGGTTACCTTGCATGGTTGGATGATGTTTTGCAAATCCGGAATACTGCCAATGAATCTTTTGATTCTATTAGATTCGCATATGATTTTAAAATAGTGGATAGTCCGGCAGCATTATATAATATAATCGCCGAAAAGAATAAAATCAATAACAAAGCCCGGCTTGTAGCGGGATATTGCTGGGATTGGAATAGTAAACGAAAATCAAGTGAATACGATATTATTATTCCTGAGCATAACTTCAGGATGAAATGGAATTTCATGGCGTATGAATCTGCCTGGATTATTGATCCAAGATCAATTGATCAGGTTGGCTGCATCCATACCTGTCAGGGCCTGGATGTTGATTATATTGGAGTCATTATAGGGAAAGACCTGATAGCCCGTGAGGGGCAGGTATTGGTAGACCCTTCGAAAAGGTCCAAAGACGATAAATCTATCTCTGGATACAAGAAAATGCTGAAAGAGCATCCGGAGAAAGCAAAAAAATTAGTCAGAACTATTATTAAGAATACTTACAGAACACTGATGACAAGAGGCATGAAAGGTTGTTATATTTATTGCGAAGATAAGGAACTGGAAAATTATCTAAAAGATAGATTGAATATAAGTATCACTGGAGGAAATGAAATATGA
- a CDS encoding sigma-70 family RNA polymerase sigma factor has protein sequence MHANQLPMTIHPDQRYLDGLLNNDTRLVQEIYERFAGKIRHHIMQHQGSEDDAADIFQESIMDLYNQAKHKELQLTCPFEPFFLLICKRKWLNELKKRGRQPVTKRLDDLYEVGEDVFASAEQVIKEEAEASMFLAQFERLGEKCKEILRQALAGEAQEKIAAAMGVTYGYLRKKKSECMATLLSYVQAQKI, from the coding sequence ATGCATGCAAATCAGCTCCCGATGACGATTCACCCCGACCAGCGATACCTGGATGGCCTGTTAAATAATGACACCCGCCTGGTGCAGGAGATCTATGAACGCTTTGCAGGAAAGATCAGGCACCATATTATGCAGCACCAGGGATCAGAAGATGATGCAGCAGATATTTTCCAGGAATCTATTATGGACCTGTATAACCAGGCGAAACACAAGGAGTTGCAACTTACCTGTCCCTTTGAACCTTTCTTTCTGTTGATCTGCAAAAGAAAATGGCTGAATGAACTAAAGAAAAGAGGCCGGCAACCGGTAACAAAAAGGCTGGATGATTTATATGAAGTAGGAGAAGATGTTTTTGCTTCCGCAGAACAGGTGATAAAGGAAGAGGCAGAAGCAAGTATGTTCCTGGCACAGTTTGAGCGGTTGGGAGAGAAGTGTAAAGAGATCCTCCGGCAGGCGCTGGCAGGGGAGGCGCAGGAAAAGATCGCGGCAGCAATGGGCGTTACCTATGGCTATCTGCGTAAGAAGAAATCCGAATGTATGGCTACTTTGTTATCCTATGTACAGGCTCAGAAAATTTAG
- a CDS encoding CHAT domain-containing protein, giving the protein MAEARVHIFLVKRWLLLLAIALLSVAWQEPTTGALPDTLRKYRAADQLTEWIYTQLQWPAATPLEKAAILKQATTHIWRLPKTAEEVQAWQDLLINQGYTLLLSGDIVSSTDAYQQAFEWARQHLSTTDESLVLEYILKPLGNNYTRLGDYEQALFIHQKALALANSLQDQSALAGTYSNLTNTAGNMGQLEQARLYCQEGLKVADKKSALYGLLLSEQADVCEKLSQHDIAKSSIRESIRILRQQPAGDQEAAHWLFMAYQQAGDIYLSTPITAKQYYQEALHYMRRKQVVRKREQAKLYQRLGQLYVALEEPQHALSWLDSCARILLPGKDFRQLKEEDMYGEYTLLDMLFARAAAYNQLQQPDAALQAYRLCFATEHKLRSQFISASAKEMAVSDSRSRYEMAIETAYNCWLKTRQTSYQQVILQFMENSKSQLLWEEMLQQAQYHTGDSTLKRIRLLEQAQIYYRKEALQNGGGDSLLKVRQQRVAWDLATLRKKMPVMANDTLSVGHLTKLLPDKHVIRSYFAGTTGLYSIELDKQGIRFTNRLAITTQWHDSLLYFRQHYFENGAQAMINTPKAYYDAAYRIYAQLFRQQPLQTGNTYMLMPDGVLSTIPLEALVTDSVYPAAIGKWPFLVKQATIAYAYSLRTWQAQLSGDTNKKGFSGFFIARQQHGLAALQGVEAEKELMAPVISNGRWFPDAQATVASFRQALTESAIVHISTHAFLKQDSMQAPHIAFYDAPFYLFELNALPRHPAMVVLSACGTADGRLVTGEGVQSLAHAFMAIGTPAVVAALWNVNDATTPQLMQTFYKTLSTTANAAAALQQAKLSWLKDPAVTDMHKLPYYWAALGYQGNTQALQAGVLPARGNYWYWLLLLLGIPVFILLKKISNNRHI; this is encoded by the coding sequence ATGGCTGAAGCACGCGTGCACATATTCCTGGTTAAAAGGTGGCTGCTGTTACTGGCGATAGCCTTGCTATCAGTAGCCTGGCAGGAGCCGACCACCGGTGCGCTACCCGACACCCTGCGCAAATACCGGGCAGCAGATCAGCTCACAGAATGGATCTATACACAGTTGCAATGGCCCGCCGCCACCCCGCTGGAAAAGGCCGCCATCCTAAAACAAGCCACCACGCATATCTGGCGTCTTCCAAAAACCGCTGAAGAAGTACAGGCCTGGCAGGATCTGCTGATCAACCAAGGCTATACGTTATTACTGAGCGGAGACATTGTATCTTCTACAGATGCCTACCAGCAAGCATTTGAATGGGCCAGGCAACACCTGTCCACCACAGATGAAAGCCTCGTACTGGAATACATCCTCAAACCACTGGGCAACAACTATACGCGGCTGGGTGATTATGAGCAGGCGCTTTTCATTCATCAGAAGGCACTTGCACTGGCTAACAGCCTGCAGGATCAATCCGCACTGGCCGGCACTTACAGCAACCTTACCAATACAGCCGGCAATATGGGGCAACTGGAACAGGCGCGCTTATATTGCCAGGAAGGACTCAAAGTCGCCGATAAAAAAAGTGCCTTATACGGATTGCTGTTATCAGAACAGGCAGATGTTTGTGAGAAACTATCGCAACATGATATTGCCAAAAGCAGCATCCGGGAAAGTATCCGTATCCTGCGACAACAACCGGCAGGCGACCAGGAAGCCGCTCACTGGCTATTTATGGCCTATCAGCAGGCAGGTGATATTTATTTGTCAACCCCTATCACCGCCAAACAATATTACCAGGAAGCTTTGCATTATATGCGCCGCAAACAGGTAGTACGCAAGCGGGAACAGGCCAAATTATACCAGCGCCTCGGCCAACTGTACGTGGCACTGGAGGAGCCGCAGCACGCACTCTCCTGGCTGGACAGCTGCGCCCGCATACTATTGCCGGGTAAGGATTTCCGGCAACTGAAAGAAGAGGACATGTACGGAGAATATACCTTACTGGATATGCTCTTTGCCCGTGCAGCCGCTTACAACCAGCTACAGCAGCCCGATGCAGCCCTGCAAGCCTATCGTTTATGTTTCGCTACCGAGCATAAATTACGCAGCCAGTTTATATCTGCCTCCGCAAAAGAAATGGCCGTTTCAGATAGCCGTTCCCGTTATGAGATGGCTATTGAAACAGCTTACAACTGCTGGCTAAAAACCCGTCAGACATCCTACCAGCAAGTGATATTACAGTTCATGGAAAACAGTAAATCACAACTGCTATGGGAAGAAATGCTGCAACAGGCCCAGTACCATACCGGCGACAGCACCTTGAAACGTATCCGGTTACTGGAACAGGCGCAGATCTATTACCGCAAAGAAGCCCTCCAGAATGGTGGCGGGGATAGCCTGCTGAAAGTACGCCAGCAACGGGTAGCGTGGGACCTGGCTACCTTGCGTAAAAAAATGCCGGTCATGGCAAATGATACTTTATCGGTCGGTCATCTCACAAAATTATTGCCTGACAAACATGTAATCCGCAGTTACTTTGCCGGTACAACCGGTTTATATAGCATAGAGCTTGACAAACAAGGCATCCGTTTTACCAACAGGCTGGCTATTACCACACAGTGGCATGATAGCCTCCTGTACTTCCGGCAGCATTATTTTGAAAACGGCGCACAGGCGATGATCAATACGCCCAAAGCCTATTACGACGCAGCCTACCGCATTTATGCGCAACTATTCCGGCAACAGCCATTGCAAACCGGCAACACTTATATGCTTATGCCGGACGGCGTGTTAAGCACCATTCCATTAGAAGCCCTGGTAACAGATTCCGTTTATCCCGCCGCCATCGGCAAGTGGCCGTTCCTCGTAAAACAGGCGACCATTGCCTACGCTTACTCCTTACGTACCTGGCAGGCGCAACTATCCGGAGATACCAACAAAAAAGGATTTAGCGGATTTTTTATAGCCCGGCAACAACACGGATTAGCCGCCTTACAAGGGGTGGAAGCAGAAAAAGAACTGATGGCGCCCGTTATCAGCAATGGCCGGTGGTTTCCTGACGCACAGGCTACCGTGGCCAGTTTCCGGCAAGCCTTAACCGAATCGGCTATTGTACATATCAGCACACACGCTTTTCTTAAACAGGACAGTATGCAGGCGCCACATATCGCATTTTATGATGCGCCCTTTTATTTATTTGAACTAAATGCGCTCCCGCGGCATCCGGCCATGGTGGTATTGAGCGCCTGTGGCACCGCCGATGGCAGGCTGGTCACCGGCGAAGGCGTTCAGAGCCTGGCGCACGCCTTCATGGCTATAGGCACCCCCGCTGTTGTAGCAGCTTTATGGAATGTAAATGATGCGACCACACCACAACTGATGCAAACCTTTTACAAAACACTTTCCACAACGGCCAATGCAGCAGCGGCATTGCAACAAGCAAAACTAAGCTGGCTGAAAGATCCCGCTGTAACGGACATGCATAAACTCCCTTATTACTGGGCAGCACTCGGCTACCAGGGCAATACACAGGCGCTACAGGCAGGCGTATTGCCGGCCCGCGGAAACTATTGGTACTGGCTGTTGTTATTGTTAGGAATCCCGGTATTTATCTTGCTAAAAAAAATCAGTAATAACCGGCATATATAA
- a CDS encoding Crp/Fnr family transcriptional regulator yields the protein MKITCFSVSLLQYRFIMQPDFFHIKQALDKFLPLPATEWNDFSQKLISKKYNKGDYLIREGQVENYIYFLHKGATRNYFNKEGKEFTVDFHFQGEFVTAYYSLITREPSSIFIELLEDAEVVAIPLKFLNEFYARYHNGEKIGRLMAEYQYVKRLQKEMDLLSKTAEERYTQLMEKNPELIRNISVKHLSSYLGIQPESLSRIRKLHTRS from the coding sequence TTGAAAATAACATGCTTTTCTGTTTCTTTACTGCAATACCGGTTCATCATGCAACCCGATTTTTTCCATATCAAACAAGCCCTCGATAAATTTCTGCCGCTACCAGCAACAGAGTGGAATGACTTTTCCCAAAAACTCATCTCCAAAAAATATAACAAAGGTGATTACCTGATCAGGGAAGGCCAGGTAGAGAACTACATTTATTTTCTGCACAAAGGCGCTACCCGCAACTACTTCAACAAAGAAGGTAAAGAATTCACGGTAGATTTTCATTTTCAGGGCGAGTTTGTAACGGCCTACTATTCGCTTATTACCAGGGAACCCAGCTCCATTTTTATCGAACTACTGGAAGACGCGGAAGTAGTTGCCATACCACTGAAATTCCTGAACGAATTTTACGCCAGATATCATAACGGTGAAAAAATCGGAAGACTCATGGCAGAGTATCAATATGTAAAACGACTACAGAAAGAAATGGATCTGCTATCCAAAACAGCCGAAGAAAGATATACCCAACTAATGGAAAAAAACCCTGAATTGATCCGTAACATTTCTGTAAAACATTTGTCTTCTTACCTGGGCATTCAGCCCGAAAGCCTCAGCCGCATCAGGAAGTTGCATACACGAAGCTAA
- a CDS encoding PKD domain-containing protein, translating to MQKTTTAVALFLFFHVICLAQSLPKPVAPAFPQDTVPAEITLQGNDDSMQLVANLRPLRQIAGAPAAFYTYFWEMGDGTFSFSKNPVPQYKDTGTYQVRLYATNNYDDGKAPPTSPRPIKVKKPVKNSTWASHFFHGAGNIEMKINRNPKPGEDFMALIGYRNLSGDVGSGSLVLFFNEKQFGHDGFHMTEKRSYHGEDSSSLQTLLAALNPPDDNMNIALARGPHAAAAAPFGEAAKAMIQSMQSTYNGHTVLHYSNAAPDKEQFLFLNMHTLPEMIQDTNATVTMTAMLVPDNPAMQPEMYQLEMAIVASHDPNRLQLKRHRINYRFMGKKKELTYKVQFQNTGKGPAKKVAIGIAVPRQLNTETIKLLEISPACISCDSAYQQQSCIDTVRTRDSVYFVFRNIYLPGLQQEGVMDPDSTKGFVRYSVLFKKKPRKIPFSSRAAIIFDKNEPIYTNRATARFIKGISPTIIAGYNFTPNSRDYTLKGPLQVGVALAPFAPDRPYFQAEAYAGLQEKEISREQLTRDKRDTMYNGQGYLISGRGQQTTLTRNTLQIVPLHFRYNISKWIGIGAGALAQVDVSTQTSTVSNIYLSDFQQPDVPLHTFRNTVKEETKWFTGWNAAPFVDLQIGKVKTGPAIGLRYLRQLAGNTPNRFFVYASYKL from the coding sequence ATGCAAAAAACCACTACTGCTGTCGCACTTTTCCTGTTCTTTCATGTAATATGCCTGGCGCAATCGCTCCCGAAGCCGGTAGCACCGGCCTTTCCACAGGATACCGTTCCTGCTGAAATTACCTTGCAGGGCAATGATGACAGTATGCAGCTGGTGGCTAATCTGCGCCCGTTGCGACAGATAGCCGGCGCACCCGCCGCCTTTTATACCTACTTCTGGGAAATGGGTGACGGCACCTTCAGCTTCAGTAAAAACCCGGTGCCACAATACAAAGATACCGGCACCTACCAGGTACGGCTATACGCTACCAACAATTATGATGATGGAAAAGCGCCGCCTACCAGTCCCCGTCCTATAAAAGTGAAGAAGCCCGTCAAGAACAGTACCTGGGCATCCCACTTCTTTCACGGAGCAGGTAATATAGAAATGAAGATCAACCGCAATCCTAAGCCCGGCGAAGATTTCATGGCACTGATAGGCTACCGTAACCTGTCCGGAGATGTGGGCAGCGGTTCACTGGTATTGTTTTTTAATGAGAAGCAATTCGGTCACGACGGCTTTCATATGACGGAAAAAAGGAGCTATCACGGGGAAGACAGCAGCTCCTTACAAACACTGCTGGCAGCTTTGAATCCACCGGATGATAACATGAACATCGCCCTTGCACGGGGCCCTCATGCCGCAGCGGCAGCCCCTTTCGGGGAAGCAGCCAAAGCGATGATCCAGTCCATGCAAAGTACTTACAACGGACACACGGTTTTACATTACAGCAACGCCGCACCCGACAAGGAGCAATTCCTTTTCCTGAATATGCATACCCTGCCGGAAATGATCCAGGACACCAATGCCACCGTTACCATGACGGCCATGCTGGTACCGGACAACCCGGCTATGCAACCGGAAATGTATCAGCTGGAAATGGCCATAGTAGCATCACATGACCCCAATCGCCTACAACTGAAACGCCACCGGATCAACTACCGGTTTATGGGAAAGAAAAAAGAACTGACCTACAAGGTCCAGTTTCAGAATACCGGCAAGGGCCCTGCGAAGAAAGTAGCCATTGGCATCGCAGTACCCCGGCAACTAAATACAGAAACGATCAAACTACTGGAGATAAGTCCGGCCTGCATCAGCTGCGATTCGGCCTATCAGCAACAGAGCTGTATTGATACCGTACGCACGCGCGACAGTGTATACTTTGTGTTCCGGAACATTTACCTGCCCGGGCTGCAACAGGAAGGTGTCATGGACCCGGATTCTACCAAAGGGTTTGTCCGTTATTCCGTGCTGTTTAAGAAGAAACCCCGGAAGATCCCTTTCAGCAGCAGGGCCGCCATCATCTTTGACAAGAACGAGCCGATTTATACCAACCGTGCTACCGCCAGGTTCATTAAAGGCATTTCCCCTACTATTATAGCAGGCTACAACTTCACACCTAACAGCCGCGACTATACGTTGAAAGGGCCGTTACAGGTAGGTGTGGCGCTGGCGCCATTTGCGCCGGACCGTCCTTATTTCCAGGCAGAAGCTTACGCCGGTTTGCAGGAAAAAGAAATAAGCAGGGAACAACTCACCCGCGACAAAAGGGATACGATGTATAACGGGCAGGGCTATCTGATTTCCGGCAGGGGCCAGCAAACAACGTTGACCCGCAATACCCTGCAAATAGTGCCCTTACACTTCCGCTATAACATCAGCAAGTGGATTGGTATCGGCGCAGGCGCTTTAGCGCAGGTAGATGTATCCACACAAACAAGCACGGTATCCAATATCTACCTGAGCGACTTCCAGCAACCGGATGTGCCCCTACACACCTTCCGCAATACAGTGAAAGAAGAAACGAAATGGTTTACCGGCTGGAATGCAGCCCCCTTCGTTGATTTGCAGATAGGCAAAGTAAAAACCGGTCCTGCTATAGGGCTCCGCTACCTCCGGCAACTGGCGGGCAATACGCCGAACCGTTTCTTCGTATATGCTAGCTATAAACTGTAA
- a CDS encoding DUF5710 domain-containing protein, with protein MSLQLNVPFAENEEAKSKGALWDANLQTWYLPEAHYDRLMEVDKWIPEKDTAIILSNEITIAQAERPCWKCHQPNLVIAIGSDYFYEKDINERDEAVWLEQGFFTLFQQVSAVSGNLQALLQDHYPNYKTGYTKNTAGQYWSNHCAACQSIQGDWFLFDEAGSVFYPVTQEAAILITLKTFPLKYAPRIDAGYIYGNHLRLITEFAARVNVT; from the coding sequence ATGTCATTACAACTGAATGTTCCTTTCGCAGAAAACGAAGAAGCAAAATCAAAGGGTGCGCTATGGGATGCCAATCTGCAAACCTGGTATCTGCCGGAAGCCCACTACGACCGGCTGATGGAGGTAGATAAATGGATTCCGGAAAAAGATACTGCCATTATCCTGTCTAACGAAATCACCATCGCACAGGCAGAAAGACCTTGCTGGAAATGTCATCAGCCCAACCTGGTCATTGCTATTGGCAGCGATTATTTTTATGAGAAAGATATCAATGAGCGCGATGAAGCGGTATGGCTGGAACAAGGCTTCTTCACGCTGTTTCAACAGGTATCTGCTGTATCCGGAAACCTGCAGGCATTGTTACAGGATCATTATCCGAACTACAAGACCGGCTATACGAAAAATACCGCCGGACAATATTGGAGCAACCACTGTGCTGCGTGTCAAAGTATTCAGGGCGACTGGTTCCTGTTTGATGAAGCTGGCAGCGTATTTTACCCGGTCACCCAGGAAGCGGCCATACTTATTACATTAAAGACCTTCCCCCTGAAATATGCCCCACGCATAGATGCAGGTTACATCTACGGCAATCATCTCCGCCTGATAACAGAATTCGCTGCCAGGGTGAATGTTACCTGA
- a CDS encoding 3-hydroxyacyl-CoA dehydrogenase family protein, whose product MNKIMATKDIPVGVAGLGLMGCSITACLLMAGHPVIAVAPIPDDMKHAHKRVLSHLQRAYQEGLTTKQPEYLLESLVITEDFGALKPCRLVIESTIENLEIKKTVYGKIESVIDTTCLLVSNTSAIPISILQKLTTHPERFFGLHWAEPSHTTRFLEVICGDLSSIELGEYLYQLSHQWGKEPILVRKDIRGFITNRLMYAMYREAFHLVENGYATIEDVDRSCRNNAGYFMTLVGIFRWMDLTGVAAYHNVMKDLFPDLDNSTTVPKLIDDIVKEGGRGIANAKGFYKYTPEEAKMWEETFADFSYKIRELALQYPANVVELKMEAARKEQEEK is encoded by the coding sequence ATGAATAAAATCATGGCAACTAAAGATATTCCTGTTGGTGTAGCCGGTCTTGGTTTAATGGGTTGCAGTATTACAGCCTGTTTACTGATGGCGGGCCATCCTGTGATAGCTGTAGCGCCCATTCCGGATGACATGAAACATGCACACAAACGGGTTTTGTCCCATTTACAAAGGGCTTACCAGGAAGGGCTCACTACAAAGCAACCGGAATACCTGCTGGAATCGCTGGTAATTACAGAAGACTTTGGTGCATTGAAACCTTGCAGACTGGTGATTGAAAGCACCATCGAGAACCTGGAGATCAAGAAAACAGTTTATGGAAAAATTGAGTCTGTTATTGATACTACCTGTTTGCTGGTAAGTAATACATCTGCTATTCCTATCAGCATATTGCAAAAACTCACTACCCATCCTGAACGCTTTTTCGGACTACACTGGGCCGAACCATCGCATACTACCCGCTTCCTGGAAGTGATCTGCGGAGATCTCAGCAGTATTGAACTGGGTGAATATTTATATCAGCTATCGCATCAGTGGGGCAAAGAACCAATACTGGTACGTAAAGATATCCGGGGGTTTATCACCAACCGGTTAATGTACGCCATGTACCGCGAAGCATTCCACCTTGTTGAGAATGGCTACGCTACCATAGAAGATGTAGACAGATCCTGCCGTAATAATGCGGGCTATTTTATGACGCTGGTCGGCATTTTCCGCTGGATGGACCTGACAGGTGTAGCCGCTTATCACAATGTAATGAAAGACCTGTTCCCCGACCTCGATAACTCCACTACGGTTCCAAAACTTATCGATGACATCGTTAAGGAAGGCGGCAGAGGTATTGCCAATGCAAAAGGCTTTTATAAATACACCCCGGAAGAAGCAAAAATGTGGGAAGAAACTTTCGCAGACTTTAGTTACAAAATCAGGGAGCTTGCATTACAATACCCCGCAAATGTAGTAGAGCTGAAAATGGAAGCAGCCAGGAAAGAGCAGGAAGAGAAATAA